In Sporichthya polymorpha DSM 43042, a genomic segment contains:
- a CDS encoding DEAD/DEAH box helicase has protein sequence MARPRQAPSGARRPVPRPDRRPKARSDEGIIPVLARAVRAVEASVNRGSISPSVRTKFQSVALLVRQERARVKSDSSAGEAQKAEMLKRLDGIAMILAQTSVREPSLLALLADDAVVPADTRAMVRSMLTDAGLEAPPEEEPRPAPTPATPAAEKRVVPQSVMQRQLANPFLAPDFSAAAAQPTAPRTRHLATWELLEPLFRSFEEATGGDSALMPLPEPGDLRVFSGRELMPHQSRLIAAAAAGHRTFLLADEPGLGKTAQALLAAEAANAFPLLCVVPNVVKTNWAREVGIWTPNRKPTVIHGNGETIDGFADVVIVNYEVLDRHVGWIGDFGFRGMVVDEAHFIKNKTSQRSQHVLELAERIRNRSVRPLLMALTGTPLINDIEDFQAIWEFLGWIDAKKPRSELMARLEETGLTPIDREFYPAARRCVIDMGIVRRRKVDVAADIPARRIADLPVELEDKLGKSIRQAEQRLAKRMVSRYEAALEARTSGHIADGIDHDLVRLIATRERKEATNSKTEGNVFGLMRKIGQSKAVLAADYAAQLARSAGKVVFFAKHIDVMDAAEETFTKAGITFASIRGDQTSAARQKQVDAFTNDPEVSIAVCSLTAAGVGINLQVASNIVLAELSWTDAEQTQAIDRCHRIGQTEPVTAWRIIAAQTLDARIAELIDSKAGLAARALDGSDDEVSSSVDVQLEALVSLLTDALQNR, from the coding sequence GTGGCTCGACCTCGGCAGGCACCGTCGGGTGCTCGTCGCCCCGTCCCGCGGCCGGACCGCCGGCCGAAAGCACGCTCGGACGAGGGCATCATCCCGGTGCTGGCCCGTGCCGTACGGGCCGTCGAGGCGTCGGTGAACCGCGGGTCGATCTCGCCGTCCGTGCGCACGAAGTTCCAGAGCGTGGCCCTGCTGGTCCGCCAGGAGCGGGCGCGGGTCAAGAGCGACAGCTCGGCGGGCGAGGCCCAGAAGGCCGAGATGCTCAAGCGCCTGGACGGGATCGCGATGATCCTCGCCCAGACCTCGGTCCGGGAACCCTCGCTGCTCGCCCTGCTGGCCGACGACGCGGTCGTCCCCGCCGACACGCGGGCGATGGTCCGGTCGATGCTTACCGACGCCGGGCTCGAAGCCCCGCCGGAGGAGGAGCCCCGCCCCGCCCCCACTCCCGCCACGCCGGCCGCCGAGAAGCGCGTCGTGCCCCAGTCGGTGATGCAGCGGCAGCTGGCGAACCCGTTCCTCGCCCCCGACTTCTCCGCGGCCGCGGCGCAGCCGACCGCCCCGCGGACCCGTCACCTCGCGACCTGGGAGCTGCTCGAGCCGCTCTTCCGCTCGTTCGAGGAAGCCACGGGCGGGGACTCGGCGCTCATGCCGCTGCCCGAACCGGGCGACCTGCGGGTGTTCTCCGGCCGCGAGCTGATGCCGCACCAGTCCCGACTGATCGCCGCCGCGGCCGCCGGCCACCGGACCTTCCTGCTCGCCGACGAACCCGGTCTCGGCAAGACCGCCCAGGCGCTGCTCGCCGCCGAGGCCGCGAACGCGTTCCCGCTGCTCTGCGTCGTCCCGAACGTCGTCAAGACGAACTGGGCGCGTGAGGTCGGGATCTGGACGCCCAACCGCAAGCCCACCGTGATCCACGGCAACGGCGAGACCATCGACGGCTTCGCCGACGTCGTCATCGTCAACTACGAGGTGCTCGACCGGCACGTCGGCTGGATCGGCGACTTCGGCTTCCGCGGGATGGTCGTCGACGAGGCCCACTTCATCAAGAACAAGACCTCGCAGCGCTCCCAGCACGTCTTGGAGCTGGCCGAGCGGATCCGCAACCGCTCGGTCCGCCCGCTGCTGATGGCGCTGACCGGGACGCCGCTGATCAACGACATCGAGGACTTCCAGGCGATCTGGGAGTTCCTCGGCTGGATCGACGCGAAGAAACCGCGCAGCGAGCTGATGGCCCGCCTCGAGGAGACCGGCCTGACGCCGATCGATCGCGAGTTCTACCCCGCGGCCCGCCGCTGCGTCATCGACATGGGCATCGTCCGCCGCCGCAAGGTGGACGTCGCTGCCGACATCCCGGCCCGCCGCATCGCCGACCTGCCCGTCGAGCTCGAGGACAAGCTGGGCAAGTCGATCCGGCAGGCCGAGCAGCGTCTCGCGAAGCGGATGGTCTCGCGTTACGAGGCCGCGCTCGAGGCGCGCACGAGCGGCCACATCGCCGACGGCATCGACCACGACCTGGTCCGCCTCATCGCGACGCGTGAGCGCAAGGAGGCGACGAACAGCAAGACCGAGGGCAACGTGTTCGGCCTGATGCGCAAGATCGGCCAGTCCAAGGCCGTCCTCGCCGCCGACTACGCCGCCCAGCTGGCCCGCAGCGCCGGCAAGGTGGTGTTCTTCGCCAAGCACATCGACGTCATGGACGCCGCCGAGGAGACGTTCACCAAGGCCGGCATCACCTTCGCGTCGATCCGCGGCGACCAGACCTCCGCGGCGCGACAGAAGCAGGTCGACGCGTTCACCAACGACCCCGAGGTCTCGATCGCGGTCTGCTCCCTGACCGCGGCCGGTGTCGGCATCAACCTGCAGGTCGCGTCGAACATCGTCCTCGCCGAGCTGTCCTGGACCGACGCGGAGCAGACGCAGGCGATCGACCGCTGCCACCGCATCGGCCAGACCGAACCCGTCACCGCGTGGCGCATCATCGCCGCGCAGACCCTCGACGCCCGCATCGCGGAGCTCATCGACAGCAAGGCCGGCCTCGCCGCCCGCGCGCTCGACGGCTCCGACGACGAGGTCTCGTCCTCGGTCGACGTCCAGCTGGAGGCGCTGGTCTCGCTGCTGACCGACGCTCTGCAGAACCGCTGA
- a CDS encoding fatty acid desaturase family protein → MTDVLIEPTARSASDFAPLLDQVRRSGLLRLRRRRYAVMIAGDLLALAGVWAIIQVVGNTWWQLFLTLPLAIFTVRMIFVAHDVGHRQVARTSRVNRIAGYLVGDVLLGLSARWWIDKHSRHHANPNQVGRDPDVGTGALCWTTDQAMGRSRLMTWLGRHQGRLFFPLLMLEALNLHVGSARVARSARELAMLSAHVAAYLGLLLWAMGPGKAVVFLLVHQALVGLHLGCAFAPGHKGMVMPPPGSRWDFLRKQVLTTRNVQGGPATDWFLGGLNYQIEHHLFPGMPRPNLRAARPLVRAHCSDLGLPYAEEPLARSFGITIRHLQHVGRRA, encoded by the coding sequence TTGACCGACGTCCTGATCGAACCGACCGCCCGTAGCGCCAGCGACTTCGCCCCGCTGCTCGACCAGGTGCGCCGCAGCGGCCTGCTGCGGCTGCGCCGCCGCCGCTACGCCGTGATGATCGCTGGTGACCTGCTGGCCCTGGCCGGGGTCTGGGCGATCATTCAGGTCGTCGGCAACACCTGGTGGCAACTCTTCCTGACGCTCCCGCTGGCGATCTTCACCGTCCGGATGATCTTCGTGGCCCACGACGTCGGCCACCGGCAGGTGGCGCGGACCTCCCGGGTGAACCGGATCGCGGGATACCTCGTCGGGGACGTCCTGCTCGGTCTGAGCGCCCGCTGGTGGATCGACAAGCACTCCCGGCACCACGCGAACCCGAATCAGGTCGGTCGGGACCCCGACGTGGGGACGGGCGCCCTGTGCTGGACGACGGACCAGGCGATGGGCCGCTCGCGCCTGATGACCTGGCTGGGCCGGCACCAGGGGCGGCTGTTCTTCCCGCTGCTGATGCTGGAGGCGCTGAACCTGCACGTCGGCAGCGCTCGGGTAGCGCGCAGTGCCCGGGAACTCGCGATGCTCAGCGCGCACGTCGCCGCCTATCTCGGCCTGCTCCTGTGGGCGATGGGACCGGGCAAGGCGGTCGTGTTCCTCCTCGTGCACCAGGCGCTCGTGGGACTCCACCTCGGCTGCGCGTTCGCGCCCGGGCACAAGGGCATGGTCATGCCGCCGCCCGGGTCGCGCTGGGACTTCCTGCGTAAGCAGGTCCTCACCACCCGCAACGTGCAGGGCGGGCCGGCCACGGACTGGTTCCTCGGGGGACTGAACTACCAGATCGAGCACCACCTGTTTCCGGGCATGCCGCGCCCGAACCTGCGCGCCGCGCGGCCGCTGGTCCGCGCGCACTGCTCTGACCTCGGACTTCCCTACGCCGAGGAACCGCTGGCGCGCTCGTTCGGGATCACGATCCGGCACCTCCAGCACGTCGGCCGACGCGCGTAG
- a CDS encoding class I SAM-dependent methyltransferase — protein sequence MHIDETKLHDLLGSFVTDLGGSFHAISAVIGDRLGLYAALAETMPATAADVAKRANVGERYVLEWLRGQTAGGYVTYDAGTEKFSLTPEQHFALADPGGMQIASAFALPVAVTKNIDTIAEAIAHDEGFGWHQHDAGLFEGTERFFRPGYVMNLVSSWIPALDGVEEKLRAGAKVADVGCGHGASTILLGQSYPNSQITGFDYHGPSVERARTLAAEAGVDVAFVEAAAADFPGESYDLVAIFDALHDMPDPVGAATHIRQSLVPDGTFLLVEPMAGDDLTDNQHPVGRLFYTASTVICVPHSLTAPPRAALGAQAGEARLTEVLHAAGFTRVRRATETPFNLILEAKP from the coding sequence ATGCACATCGACGAGACCAAGCTCCACGACCTGCTCGGCAGCTTCGTGACCGACCTCGGCGGAAGCTTCCACGCCATCAGTGCCGTTATCGGCGATCGCCTCGGCCTGTACGCGGCGCTCGCCGAGACCATGCCCGCCACCGCCGCCGACGTCGCGAAGCGCGCGAACGTCGGCGAGCGCTACGTCCTGGAGTGGCTGCGCGGCCAGACCGCCGGCGGCTACGTCACCTACGACGCCGGGACGGAGAAGTTCTCCCTCACCCCGGAGCAGCACTTCGCCCTCGCCGACCCCGGCGGGATGCAGATCGCGTCGGCGTTCGCGCTGCCGGTCGCGGTGACGAAGAACATCGACACGATCGCCGAGGCGATCGCCCACGACGAGGGCTTCGGCTGGCACCAGCACGACGCCGGGCTGTTCGAGGGGACCGAGCGCTTCTTCCGCCCCGGCTACGTGATGAACCTCGTGTCCTCGTGGATCCCGGCGCTCGACGGCGTCGAGGAGAAGCTGCGCGCCGGCGCGAAGGTCGCCGACGTGGGCTGCGGTCACGGCGCCTCGACGATCCTGCTCGGGCAGTCGTACCCGAATTCGCAGATCACCGGCTTCGACTACCACGGGCCGTCGGTCGAGCGGGCTCGCACGCTCGCCGCCGAGGCGGGGGTCGACGTCGCGTTCGTCGAGGCCGCCGCCGCGGACTTCCCCGGCGAGAGCTACGACCTGGTGGCGATCTTCGACGCCCTGCACGACATGCCCGACCCGGTCGGAGCCGCGACGCACATCCGGCAGTCGCTCGTCCCGGACGGGACGTTCCTGCTCGTCGAGCCCATGGCCGGCGACGACCTGACCGACAACCAGCACCCCGTGGGCCGGCTGTTCTACACCGCGTCGACGGTCATCTGCGTCCCGCACTCCCTCACCGCACCGCCGCGTGCCGCGCTCGGGGCCCAGGCCGGGGAAGCGCGACTCACCGAGGTCCTGCACGCCGCCGGCTTCACTCGCGTTCGTCGGGCGACGGAGACCCCGTTCAACCTCATCCTCGAAGCCAAGCCCTGA
- a CDS encoding NAD-dependent epimerase/dehydratase family protein has protein sequence MRVLVTGGAGFIGSHVVEALLTAGHEVRVLDALLPAVHSATPALPVEAEVLAGDVRDADAVERALDNVEAVCHQAAMVGLGVDFDDAPDYVASNDWGTAVLLAGMARAGIRRLVLASSMVVYGEGRYECPQDGVVAPGPRTPSALRDGRFEPPCPRCGADLEAGLVDETAPPDPRNVYAATKLAQEHLAAAFARATGARVAALRYHNVYGPRMPRDTPYAGVASLFRSSLAAGQPPKVFEDGAQRRDFVHVRDVATANLASLDAVSGPGPVEAGALRAYNVGSGTVRTVGELALALSRACGGPEPVVTGGYRLGDVRHITASSLRLRTELDWSPREDFDAGMAEFAAAAMRV, from the coding sequence ATGCGCGTGCTGGTCACCGGCGGGGCCGGGTTCATCGGGTCCCACGTCGTCGAGGCGTTGCTGACCGCCGGTCACGAGGTGCGGGTCCTCGACGCGCTGCTACCGGCGGTGCACTCCGCGACACCGGCGCTCCCCGTCGAGGCGGAGGTGCTTGCGGGGGACGTCCGCGACGCCGACGCCGTCGAGCGGGCGCTCGACAACGTCGAAGCCGTCTGCCACCAGGCGGCGATGGTCGGGCTCGGCGTCGACTTCGACGACGCCCCCGACTACGTCGCGAGCAACGACTGGGGCACCGCGGTGCTGCTCGCCGGCATGGCCCGCGCGGGGATCCGACGGCTGGTGCTGGCGAGCTCGATGGTCGTCTACGGCGAGGGCCGGTACGAGTGCCCGCAGGACGGCGTCGTCGCGCCCGGCCCGCGGACACCGAGCGCCCTGCGCGACGGGCGGTTCGAGCCCCCGTGCCCACGGTGCGGCGCCGATCTGGAGGCGGGGCTGGTCGACGAGACCGCGCCACCCGACCCGCGCAACGTCTACGCCGCGACCAAGCTCGCGCAGGAGCACCTCGCGGCCGCGTTCGCCCGCGCGACCGGGGCCCGCGTCGCCGCGCTGCGCTACCACAACGTCTACGGCCCGCGGATGCCGCGCGACACCCCGTACGCGGGCGTCGCGAGCCTGTTCCGCTCCAGCCTCGCCGCCGGCCAGCCGCCCAAGGTCTTCGAGGACGGGGCGCAGCGGCGCGACTTCGTCCACGTCCGCGACGTCGCGACCGCGAACCTCGCCTCGCTCGACGCCGTGTCCGGCCCGGGGCCGGTCGAGGCGGGGGCGTTGCGCGCCTACAACGTCGGGAGCGGGACGGTCCGGACCGTCGGCGAACTCGCGCTCGCCCTGTCCCGCGCGTGCGGCGGCCCCGAGCCGGTCGTCACCGGTGGCTACCGCCTCGGCGACGTCCGGCACATCACCGCCTCCTCGCTCCGGCTGCGCACCGAGCTCGACTGGTCGCCCCGCGAGGACTTCGACGCCGGCATGGCCGAGTTCGCCGCCGCGGCGATGCGCGTCTGA
- a CDS encoding sensor histidine kinase, whose protein sequence is MSDRVEIVLIALGWSGAVAVAGAGLLRVLRGRSLRASLLALCLTTVAAVIAATIGTAHAMFLSDHDFEVLLLVSVVVAVLMAGVSGLLAHNLAEGSRALAARTRAIGDIAALDLSADETPHRAPASAELAALSRELDAARTRLAESRAREQALETSRRELVAWVSHDLRSPLAGIRAMAEALEDGVAEDPDRYRKQIRMEVDRLAGLVDDLFELSVIQAGALKLSLEKISLSDLVSDTLAGADALARERGIALHGHAPADVAVRADSRELSRLMSNLVVNAIRHTPADGAVEISLVERDGRATIAVTDGCGGIPEEDLPRVFDVAWRGNNARTPGADGGAGLGLAIVRGIVEAHAGEITVANTGHGCRFEVSLPALA, encoded by the coding sequence GTGAGCGACCGTGTCGAGATCGTCCTCATCGCGCTCGGCTGGTCGGGCGCGGTGGCGGTGGCGGGCGCCGGCCTGCTGCGTGTCCTGCGGGGTCGCTCGCTCCGCGCGTCCCTGCTCGCGCTGTGCCTGACGACGGTCGCCGCGGTGATCGCCGCGACCATCGGCACCGCGCACGCGATGTTCCTCTCCGACCACGACTTCGAGGTGCTGCTGCTCGTCAGCGTCGTCGTCGCGGTGCTCATGGCCGGGGTCTCGGGCCTGCTCGCGCACAACCTCGCCGAGGGCAGTCGCGCCCTGGCCGCGCGAACCCGCGCCATCGGTGACATCGCCGCCCTCGACCTCTCCGCCGACGAGACTCCCCACCGCGCCCCCGCCAGTGCCGAACTGGCCGCCCTCAGCCGGGAGCTCGACGCCGCGCGCACCCGGCTCGCCGAGTCCCGCGCCCGCGAGCAGGCGCTGGAGACCTCGCGGCGCGAGCTCGTCGCCTGGGTCTCCCACGACCTGCGCTCGCCGCTCGCCGGCATCCGGGCGATGGCCGAGGCGCTCGAGGACGGCGTCGCCGAGGACCCGGATCGCTACCGCAAGCAGATCCGCATGGAGGTCGACCGCCTCGCCGGGCTCGTCGACGACCTCTTCGAGCTGTCGGTCATCCAGGCCGGGGCGCTCAAGCTCTCGCTCGAGAAGATCTCCCTCTCCGACCTCGTCAGTGACACCCTCGCCGGCGCCGACGCCCTGGCCCGCGAGCGCGGCATCGCCCTGCACGGGCACGCCCCCGCCGACGTCGCCGTCCGCGCCGACAGCCGTGAACTCTCGCGGCTGATGAGCAATCTCGTCGTCAACGCGATCCGCCACACGCCGGCAGACGGGGCCGTCGAGATCAGCCTCGTCGAGCGCGACGGCCGCGCGACGATCGCCGTCACCGACGGGTGCGGTGGCATCCCCGAGGAGGACCTGCCGCGCGTCTTCGACGTCGCGTGGCGGGGCAACAACGCCCGGACCCCCGGCGCCGACGGCGGCGCCGGCCTCGGCCTCGCCATCGTCCGCGGGATCGTCGAGGCCCACGCGGGCGAGATCACCGTCGCGAACACCGGCCACGGCTGCCGGTTCGAGGTCTCGCTCCCCGCTCTCGCCTGA
- a CDS encoding response regulator transcription factor, giving the protein MTGNRVLVVEDDPTVAEVVIAYLSRDGHEVEHAADGQAALDAAARQWPDLVVLDLMLPGIDGLEVCRRLRAVGEVPVIMLTALGSEADRVVGLEVGADDYVTKPFSPRELALRVRSVLRRAGTAPAPATGPTVLAAGPIRMDVVGHRVTLRGEPLSLTTREFDLLAHLLAHPGQAFTREELMKTVWGWEFGDQSTVTVHVRRLREKIETDPANPTLLVTVWGVGYRFDPPVTAASADVGAPA; this is encoded by the coding sequence GTGACGGGCAATCGGGTGCTGGTCGTCGAGGACGACCCGACGGTGGCAGAGGTCGTGATCGCGTACCTCTCCCGGGACGGGCACGAGGTCGAGCACGCCGCCGACGGCCAGGCCGCGCTCGACGCGGCCGCCCGGCAGTGGCCGGATCTCGTCGTGCTGGACCTGATGCTGCCCGGCATCGACGGCCTCGAGGTCTGCCGCCGCCTGCGCGCCGTCGGCGAGGTTCCCGTGATCATGCTGACCGCCCTGGGATCCGAGGCCGACCGGGTGGTCGGGCTCGAGGTCGGCGCCGACGACTACGTCACCAAGCCGTTCAGCCCCCGCGAGCTCGCGTTGCGGGTGCGCTCGGTCCTGCGCCGCGCCGGAACCGCGCCTGCCCCCGCGACCGGCCCGACGGTGTTGGCGGCCGGCCCGATCCGCATGGACGTCGTCGGGCACCGCGTCACGCTGCGCGGCGAACCGCTGTCCCTGACGACCCGTGAGTTCGACCTGCTCGCGCACCTGCTCGCCCACCCGGGCCAGGCGTTCACCCGCGAGGAGCTCATGAAGACCGTGTGGGGCTGGGAGTTCGGCGACCAGTCGACGGTCACCGTCCACGTCCGCCGGCTGCGGGAGAAGATCGAGACCGACCCCGCGAACCCGACGCTGCTCGTCACCGTCTGGGGCGTCGGTTACCGGTTCGACCCGCCGGTGACGGCGGCGTCCGCGGACGTGGGCGCGCCGGCGTGA
- a CDS encoding glycosyltransferase family 2 protein: MTNFEADVVLPCLDEAGALPWVLERMPHWARPIVVDNGSADGSAQIAASLGATVVSEPRRGFGAAAHAGLLAATADVVAFCDCDASLDPRQLERVVAPVRSGAADLALGRRRPARGAWPAHARVANGALAVLTSRQAGVRLHDLGPLRAARRADLLALDLRDRRFGYPLEMVLSAAAAGWRITECDVDYRPRVGKSKVTGTVRGTVRTVRDMRAVLAR; the protein is encoded by the coding sequence GTGACGAACTTCGAGGCCGACGTCGTGCTCCCGTGCCTGGACGAGGCCGGCGCGCTGCCCTGGGTACTGGAACGGATGCCGCACTGGGCCCGGCCGATCGTGGTCGACAACGGGTCGGCCGACGGCTCGGCGCAGATCGCCGCGTCGCTGGGGGCGACGGTGGTCTCCGAGCCGCGGCGGGGCTTCGGCGCCGCCGCGCACGCGGGGCTGCTGGCCGCGACCGCCGACGTGGTCGCGTTCTGCGACTGCGACGCCTCGCTCGACCCGCGCCAGCTCGAACGCGTGGTCGCGCCGGTCCGGTCCGGGGCGGCGGACCTGGCGCTCGGCCGCCGGCGCCCCGCGCGCGGTGCGTGGCCGGCGCACGCGCGAGTGGCGAACGGGGCCCTCGCGGTTCTGACGAGCCGTCAGGCCGGAGTACGGCTGCACGACCTCGGACCGCTTCGGGCGGCTCGGCGCGCCGATCTGCTGGCGCTGGACCTCCGCGACCGGCGGTTCGGCTACCCGCTGGAGATGGTCCTGTCCGCGGCGGCCGCCGGGTGGCGGATCACCGAGTGCGACGTCGACTACCGGCCTCGGGTGGGGAAGTCGAAGGTGACGGGGACGGTGCGCGGCACCGTCCGGACCGTGCGGGACATGCGGGCGGTGCTGGCCCGATGA
- a CDS encoding TIGR04282 family arsenosugar biosynthesis glycosyltransferase, whose product MTTLLVIAKAPVPGRVKTRLTPPFSPDEAAALAEAALRDTLDAVCAAPATRRVLALEGAPGPWLPPGVEVVPQRGRGLDERIAAALAGISGPVLLVGMDTPQLTPHHLRVSWDNHDAWFGPAADGGFWALGLRQSDPARVLGVPMSRGDTGAHLRARLTGLRVGELPTLTDVDTAADATAVAAAGPTTRFARLHARLALATGRV is encoded by the coding sequence ATGACGACGCTGCTGGTGATCGCGAAGGCCCCCGTCCCGGGCCGGGTGAAGACACGCCTGACGCCACCGTTCTCGCCGGACGAGGCCGCGGCGCTGGCCGAAGCCGCCCTGCGAGACACCCTCGACGCGGTGTGCGCCGCCCCGGCCACGCGGCGGGTCCTCGCACTGGAGGGCGCTCCCGGTCCGTGGCTGCCGCCGGGGGTGGAGGTCGTGCCCCAGCGCGGTCGCGGCCTCGACGAGCGCATCGCCGCCGCGCTGGCCGGGATCTCCGGGCCGGTGCTGCTGGTCGGCATGGACACCCCACAACTGACGCCTCATCACCTTCGGGTGAGCTGGGACAACCACGACGCCTGGTTCGGCCCCGCCGCTGACGGCGGCTTCTGGGCGCTCGGGCTGCGGCAGTCCGACCCCGCGCGGGTGCTCGGCGTCCCGATGTCCCGCGGCGACACCGGCGCCCACCTGCGGGCCCGTCTGACCGGGCTGCGGGTGGGGGAACTCCCGACGCTCACCGACGTCGACACCGCCGCGGACGCGACCGCCGTCGCGGCGGCCGGACCCACGACCCGCTTCGCCCGCCTGCACGCACGGCTCGCTCTGGCGACCGGCCGTGTCTGA
- a CDS encoding methyltransferase domain-containing protein, with amino-acid sequence MSEAAWGPTESAWTPGVLSRYDRALWDGAPLRVRDAHGAVLPFDVARWLREPDEADETLLARCTGPTLDIGCGPGRLAAALAARGVPALGVDVATAAVAIARSCGAAVLRRSVFDRLPGSGRWEVALLADGNIGIGGNVGQLLTRVRELVVPGGTALIEVADRDGMTEYTAVVADADGATVATFPWAQLGALALIDLAVPQGFRTLDRWTRHDRHFVALERR; translated from the coding sequence GTGTCTGAGGCCGCGTGGGGGCCGACCGAGAGCGCTTGGACGCCCGGGGTGCTGTCGCGCTACGACCGCGCACTGTGGGACGGCGCACCGCTGCGGGTGCGCGACGCCCACGGCGCGGTCCTGCCCTTCGACGTCGCGCGCTGGCTGCGCGAGCCCGACGAGGCGGACGAGACCCTGCTGGCGCGGTGCACCGGACCCACGCTCGACATCGGGTGCGGCCCCGGCCGGCTCGCGGCCGCGCTGGCCGCCCGCGGGGTGCCGGCGCTCGGCGTCGACGTGGCGACGGCAGCGGTCGCGATCGCGCGCTCCTGCGGGGCGGCGGTCCTGCGGCGGTCGGTGTTCGACCGCCTGCCCGGCTCCGGCCGGTGGGAGGTCGCGCTGCTCGCCGACGGCAACATCGGGATCGGCGGCAACGTCGGGCAGTTGCTGACGCGGGTGCGCGAGCTCGTCGTCCCCGGCGGGACGGCGCTGATCGAGGTCGCCGACCGCGACGGCATGACCGAGTACACCGCGGTGGTGGCGGACGCCGACGGCGCGACCGTCGCGACCTTCCCGTGGGCCCAGCTCGGCGCGCTCGCGCTCATCGACCTCGCGGTGCCGCAGGGGTTCCGGACCCTCGACCGCTGGACCCGCCACGACCGTCACTTCGTCGCCCTGGAGCGCCGATGA
- a CDS encoding molybdopterin-dependent oxidoreductase, whose protein sequence is MIAAPPGPFRPGFWRSPIRGRWLTSVLGVVLLVGVPILFVTGYLSYLAYNPWLEGNDTRHGSGVLTPVPFGWPAAPAWGYRFTQGLHVTLGAALVPVVLAKLWSVIPKLFVWPPVASPAQAIERASVFLLVSSGVLTFATGLLNIQYWYRFPGSFYVLHFYAAWVFVTSVAAHAVLKVPQMRAALRERPLRAELATDLAHTEPEDDAPTATPTISRRGALGLVATGSVTALVMMAPQSIGGPLRPIGLLSPRGGYSPGDGPNDFAVNTTAAEAGIGDVLGWRLELVGPDGTLAFTRAELLALPQYAADLPIACVEGWSTGNQRWEGVRLRDLAVRAGLPDARSLFVQSLQGAGEFRQGRLAGNQVRHPDSLLTLRVNGADLSSDHGFPARILVPNNPGVRNTKWVARLTFES, encoded by the coding sequence ATGATCGCCGCACCGCCGGGCCCGTTCCGCCCCGGATTCTGGCGCTCCCCGATCCGGGGCCGGTGGCTGACGTCGGTGCTCGGCGTCGTGCTGCTCGTCGGCGTCCCGATTCTGTTCGTGACCGGCTACCTGTCCTACCTCGCCTACAACCCCTGGCTGGAAGGCAACGACACCCGCCACGGCAGCGGCGTGCTGACGCCGGTGCCGTTCGGATGGCCGGCGGCGCCGGCGTGGGGGTACCGGTTCACGCAGGGGCTGCACGTCACGCTCGGGGCGGCGCTGGTGCCGGTCGTGCTGGCGAAGCTGTGGTCGGTGATCCCGAAGCTGTTCGTCTGGCCGCCGGTCGCGTCGCCGGCGCAGGCGATCGAGCGGGCGTCGGTGTTTCTGCTGGTCTCCTCCGGCGTGCTGACGTTCGCGACCGGGCTGCTCAACATCCAGTACTGGTACCGGTTCCCGGGCTCGTTCTACGTCCTGCACTTCTACGCGGCGTGGGTGTTCGTGACCTCGGTCGCGGCCCACGCGGTTCTGAAGGTGCCTCAGATGCGCGCGGCCCTGCGGGAGCGTCCCCTGCGGGCCGAGCTCGCCACCGACCTCGCCCACACCGAGCCCGAGGACGACGCGCCCACCGCGACCCCGACCATCTCCCGCCGCGGCGCGCTCGGGCTGGTGGCGACCGGGTCGGTGACCGCGCTGGTGATGATGGCGCCGCAGTCGATCGGCGGGCCTCTGCGGCCGATCGGCCTGCTCTCCCCGCGCGGGGGCTACTCCCCCGGTGACGGGCCGAACGACTTCGCCGTCAACACGACCGCGGCCGAGGCCGGCATCGGGGACGTGCTCGGCTGGCGCCTGGAGCTCGTCGGACCGGACGGGACGCTGGCCTTCACCCGCGCCGAGCTGCTGGCGCTCCCGCAGTACGCCGCCGACCTGCCGATCGCCTGCGTCGAGGGGTGGTCGACGGGCAACCAACGCTGGGAGGGCGTCCGGCTGCGCGATCTCGCCGTGCGGGCGGGTCTGCCCGACGCACGGTCGCTGTTCGTCCAGTCCCTGCAGGGCGCCGGCGAGTTCCGCCAGGGCCGCCTGGCGGGCAATCAGGTCCGCCACCCCGACAGCCTGCTCACGCTCCGGGTCAACGGGGCGGACCTCTCGTCCGACCACGGCTTCCCGGCGCGCATTCTCGTCCCCAACAACCCGGGCGTGCGGAACACGAAGTGGGTCGCCCGCCTCACGTTCGAGTCATGA